The proteins below come from a single Solidesulfovibrio fructosivorans JJ] genomic window:
- a CDS encoding MFS transporter: MKSRDDPARPEHALTRTALRASGRADILLFLLVMTVASTSGLQAWRTLINNFAVETAHLGADQIGLVQSIREVPGFLSMLVVYALLVFCELRAAALSIVVLGVGIALTGLFPNLWGLSLTTLIWSAGFHAFEPLNQSLTLQHFNTLEAPVVLSRIRSLGALGNIVVGVAIYFLADAMGYTEIFAVAGVCVILAGLWGLSRKDCTPAGPPQKKKMYLRRKYWLYYMLTFLEGSRRQIFMVFAVFLLVKKFDFTVQSITVLFVVNNVINYFLNPMIGRAINRFGERQLLSIEYAGMILVFLTYAYTESPLVAGCMYVLDFLLFNFNVGVRTYYQKIAAPEDIASGMAMGFTINHIAAVLMPVLGGLLWMFDYRIPFFIGIGLGVLSLALTQCIRTPARAAG, from the coding sequence GTGAAATCACGCGACGATCCGGCCCGGCCGGAACACGCGCTCACCCGCACGGCCCTTCGCGCCAGCGGGCGGGCGGACATCCTGCTTTTTCTCCTCGTCATGACCGTGGCCTCGACCTCGGGGCTGCAGGCCTGGCGCACGCTGATCAACAACTTCGCCGTGGAAACGGCCCACCTCGGGGCCGACCAGATCGGCCTTGTCCAGTCCATCCGCGAGGTGCCGGGCTTTCTGTCCATGCTCGTCGTCTACGCGCTGCTCGTTTTCTGCGAGCTGCGCGCCGCCGCCCTGTCCATCGTCGTGCTCGGCGTCGGCATCGCCCTGACCGGCCTTTTCCCCAACCTCTGGGGCCTGAGCCTCACCACGCTCATCTGGTCCGCAGGCTTTCACGCCTTCGAGCCGCTCAACCAGTCGCTCACCCTCCAGCATTTCAACACCCTCGAGGCCCCGGTGGTGCTCTCGCGCATCCGGTCCCTGGGGGCGCTCGGCAACATCGTGGTCGGCGTGGCCATCTATTTCCTGGCCGACGCCATGGGCTACACCGAAATTTTCGCCGTGGCCGGAGTCTGCGTCATCCTGGCCGGATTGTGGGGGCTGTCGCGCAAGGACTGCACCCCGGCCGGCCCGCCCCAGAAAAAGAAGATGTACCTGCGCCGGAAATACTGGCTCTACTACATGCTCACCTTTCTCGAAGGCTCGCGGCGGCAGATCTTCATGGTGTTCGCCGTGTTCCTGCTGGTCAAGAAATTCGATTTCACCGTCCAGTCCATCACCGTTCTCTTCGTCGTCAACAACGTCATCAACTATTTCCTCAACCCCATGATCGGCCGGGCCATCAACCGTTTCGGCGAGCGCCAGCTGCTTTCCATCGAGTACGCCGGCATGATCCTGGTGTTTCTCACCTACGCCTACACCGAGTCCCCACTCGTTGCCGGCTGCATGTACGTGCTCGATTTTCTGCTCTTCAACTTCAACGTCGGCGTGCGCACCTACTACCAGAAGATCGCCGCCCCCGAGGACATCGCCTCGGGCATGGCCATGGGCTTCACCATCAACCACATCGCGGCCGTGCTCATGCCGGTGCTCGGCGGGCTGCTGTGGATGTTCGACTATCGGATCCCGTTTTTCATCGGCATTGGCCTCGGCGTGCTGTCGCTGGCGCTGACCCAGTGCATCCGCACCCCGGCCCGCGCGGCGGGGTAG
- the asnB gene encoding asparagine synthase (glutamine-hydrolyzing) — MCGIAGFVWPGGGGEPSEAERLSWLSAATGALAHRGPDGEGLLLEGPCALGHRRLSIIDLAAGSQPMEDADGRAVVTFNGEIYNYRELKARYAGRGFHFRTQSDTEVILAAWLLDGPAGLDALEGMFAFALWDKASRTLFAARDRFGKKPFYYTLQNGILAFGSELSALAKLPFLRLETPVAALLRFAAYEYVPTPETIYKDVFKLKPGHYLLFRDGKLTTDSYWDMPLPGPEPKASEEDLCAELRLLLAQAVKRRLVADVPLGVFLSGGVDSSTVAALTAGMVSRIKTFSIGFTEASYDESRYARLVASRFATDHHERILSADACGSLLPEIVARFDEPMADPSIVPTYLLSQVTRENVTVALGGDGPDELFYGYEYFPAFNLAAAYDRLPSFARKRLIEPLTRLLPQSAGYVNPRFVADTFLAGARAPQWLRVQTWLSAFSAEAQANLWRDPPAGLLDPAALFAPTKALFDAYPAKDPLARVGYAFARQYMLDYILVKVDRCSMMHSLEARAPFLDRDVAEFVCRLPSRYKLRGTKRKYLLKKAVAGLLPKEILGRGKRGFLIPVASWLRGQLRPQVDMLLGEKHLREQGIFNPREVSRLVAEHATGAADHRKKLWTLLVLQLWLDAHKPSIIP; from the coding sequence ATGTGCGGCATCGCCGGTTTCGTCTGGCCGGGCGGGGGCGGCGAGCCGTCAGAAGCCGAACGGCTGTCCTGGCTGTCCGCGGCCACCGGGGCTCTGGCCCATCGCGGCCCGGACGGGGAAGGGCTTTTGCTCGAAGGTCCGTGCGCCCTGGGGCACAGACGGCTTTCCATCATCGACCTGGCCGCCGGCTCCCAGCCCATGGAGGACGCGGACGGCCGGGCGGTGGTCACCTTCAACGGCGAGATCTACAACTACCGGGAACTGAAAGCCCGTTACGCCGGTCGCGGCTTCCACTTTCGCACCCAAAGCGACACCGAGGTCATCCTGGCCGCCTGGCTGCTGGACGGCCCGGCCGGTCTGGACGCCCTGGAGGGCATGTTCGCCTTCGCCCTTTGGGACAAGGCCAGCCGCACGCTTTTCGCCGCTCGGGACCGCTTCGGCAAAAAGCCCTTCTATTATACTCTGCAAAACGGCATCCTGGCCTTCGGCTCGGAGCTTTCCGCCCTGGCCAAACTGCCCTTCCTGCGCCTGGAGACGCCGGTCGCGGCGCTTTTGCGCTTTGCCGCCTACGAGTACGTCCCGACCCCGGAGACCATCTACAAGGACGTCTTCAAGCTGAAGCCCGGCCATTATCTGCTTTTTAGGGACGGCAAGCTGACGACCGATTCCTACTGGGACATGCCCCTGCCCGGGCCCGAGCCCAAGGCCTCGGAAGAGGACCTGTGCGCCGAACTGCGCCTGCTTCTGGCCCAGGCCGTCAAGCGCCGGCTGGTGGCCGACGTGCCGCTCGGGGTGTTTCTCTCCGGCGGGGTGGATTCCTCCACCGTGGCGGCGCTGACCGCCGGCATGGTCTCGCGCATCAAGACCTTCAGCATCGGCTTCACCGAGGCTTCCTACGACGAGTCGCGCTACGCCCGGCTTGTGGCCTCGCGTTTCGCCACCGACCACCACGAACGCATCCTGTCAGCCGACGCCTGCGGTTCGCTTTTGCCCGAGATCGTCGCGCGCTTCGACGAACCCATGGCCGACCCGTCCATCGTGCCCACCTACTTGCTCTCCCAGGTGACCCGCGAAAACGTGACGGTCGCCCTTGGCGGCGACGGCCCGGACGAGCTTTTCTACGGCTACGAGTATTTCCCGGCCTTCAACCTGGCCGCGGCCTACGACCGGCTGCCGTCTTTCGCCCGCAAGCGCCTCATCGAGCCGCTCACCAGACTGCTGCCGCAATCGGCCGGCTACGTGAACCCGCGCTTCGTGGCCGACACCTTTCTGGCCGGGGCCAGGGCGCCCCAGTGGCTGCGCGTCCAGACCTGGCTTTCGGCCTTCAGCGCCGAGGCCCAGGCGAACCTGTGGCGCGACCCGCCGGCCGGCCTGCTCGACCCGGCGGCTCTTTTCGCGCCGACCAAGGCCCTTTTCGACGCCTATCCGGCCAAGGACCCGCTGGCCCGGGTCGGCTACGCCTTCGCCCGCCAGTACATGCTCGACTACATCCTGGTGAAGGTGGACCGCTGCTCCATGATGCATTCCCTGGAGGCGCGCGCGCCCTTTCTCGACCGTGACGTGGCCGAGTTCGTCTGCCGCCTGCCTTCGCGCTACAAGCTGCGGGGAACCAAGCGGAAATACCTGCTCAAGAAAGCCGTGGCCGGCCTTTTGCCCAAGGAAATCCTGGGCCGGGGCAAGCGGGGTTTTCTCATCCCGGTCGCCTCCTGGCTGCGCGGCCAGCTGCGGCCCCAGGTGGATATGCTCCTTGGCGAAAAGCACCTGCGCGAGCAGGGGATATTCAACCCCAGGGAGGTGTCGCGCCTTGTGGCCGAGCACGCCACCGGCGCGGCCGACCACCGCAAGAAACTTTGGACACTGCTCGTCCTGCAACTGTGGCTCGATGCCCACAAACCGAGCATCATCCCGTGA
- a CDS encoding glycosyltransferase family 4 protein translates to MSLPKTAYILLWYPLPSETFIFREVENAKAAGMPFSVYALYGEAAKHLSSDMRRVSPSVTRLGLRAVPRILTDMAWWAVRRPVETARILAGIPWRRWSCLEVAGENVWAMCAGFSLARMFLEAGIERIHAGWANGPATAAWVASRLSGIPFSFSARAGDIYPQDGALAEKMRAARAILTNNKANIPYLASILPEAAGKISQIYNSLTLGGKSVSPVHMEPPYRLLAVGRFCRTKGFEVLIDACAVLSRRGFPFQLTLVGAGLPLPTAVIRRRVRIHGLRARVFLPGFVSHDRMGELYAASDIFVMPSVVHPSGDRDGIPNVIMEALAHQLPVVATDVCGIPEVVEDGVTGRLVGQRDPGALADAIMALAADRDRAVAMAEAGRKRVAAMFDPETNTRSVLDFFARTTGNGRD, encoded by the coding sequence TTGAGCCTTCCCAAGACCGCCTATATCCTGCTGTGGTATCCGCTGCCCTCCGAGACGTTCATCTTCCGGGAGGTGGAAAACGCCAAGGCAGCCGGCATGCCGTTTTCCGTCTACGCCCTTTACGGCGAGGCGGCCAAGCACCTGTCGTCCGACATGCGCCGGGTCTCCCCGAGCGTCACGCGGCTGGGCCTTCGCGCCGTGCCGCGCATCCTGACCGATATGGCCTGGTGGGCCGTCAGGCGTCCCGTTGAAACCGCCCGCATCCTTGCCGGCATTCCCTGGCGGCGCTGGAGTTGCTTGGAGGTGGCCGGCGAGAACGTCTGGGCCATGTGCGCCGGCTTCAGCCTGGCCCGGATGTTTCTGGAGGCCGGCATCGAGCGCATCCACGCCGGCTGGGCCAACGGCCCGGCCACGGCCGCCTGGGTGGCCTCGAGGCTTTCCGGCATTCCCTTTTCCTTCTCCGCCCGGGCCGGGGACATCTATCCCCAGGACGGGGCCTTGGCCGAGAAGATGCGCGCCGCCCGCGCCATCCTCACCAACAACAAGGCCAACATCCCCTACCTCGCCTCCATCCTCCCGGAGGCGGCCGGCAAGATCAGCCAGATTTACAACAGCCTGACCCTGGGCGGGAAATCCGTGTCCCCGGTCCACATGGAGCCGCCGTACCGGCTGCTGGCCGTGGGACGCTTTTGCCGCACCAAGGGCTTCGAGGTCCTCATCGACGCCTGCGCCGTGCTGTCCCGGCGGGGCTTTCCCTTCCAGCTGACCCTGGTCGGCGCGGGCCTGCCCTTGCCCACGGCCGTCATCCGCCGCCGGGTGCGCATCCACGGCCTGCGGGCCCGGGTCTTTCTGCCCGGCTTCGTCAGCCACGACCGCATGGGCGAGCTTTATGCCGCAAGCGATATCTTCGTCATGCCGAGCGTGGTGCACCCCTCGGGCGACCGCGACGGCATCCCCAACGTCATCATGGAGGCCCTGGCCCACCAGCTGCCCGTGGTGGCGACAGACGTGTGCGGCATCCCGGAAGTGGTGGAGGACGGCGTGACCGGCCGGCTCGTGGGGCAGCGCGACCCCGGGGCGTTGGCCGACGCCATAATGGCCCTGGCCGCCGACCGCGACCGCGCCGTGGCCATGGCCGAAGCCGGCAGGAAGCGGGTGGCCGCCATGTTCGACCCTGAAACCAATACCCGGTCCGTGCTGGACTTTTTCGCCAGGACGACCGGAAACGGACGGGACTGA
- a CDS encoding chemotaxis protein, with amino-acid sequence MAQTNILLESGTNELEIIEFYIDEAPEPGVKPYRAYYGVNVAKVLEIIRLPKVTGMPQTPHPCVIGTFNLRSRVIPLIDLSMWLGKPMARDENTKVIVSEFNKVINAFMVSGVTRIHRLSWSEVEPPSGYVSTFAANNFTGVVKFDDHIVLLLDMEQIIWDLNPALAMKTERQKAEASIPEPERSAYKTLVVDDSNSIRRLIATYLEKDGFEVIQDINGQNAWNRLMGWKAEDAKGTPLTSNVNLVVTDIEMPSMDGHTLCKQIKDDPVLKQLPVVLFSSLINDQLYHKGLSVGADDQVTKPEVGTLAERARKLIEERR; translated from the coding sequence ATGGCGCAAACCAACATCCTCCTGGAATCGGGCACCAACGAGCTCGAGATCATCGAATTCTACATCGATGAAGCCCCCGAACCCGGGGTCAAGCCATACCGGGCCTACTACGGCGTCAACGTGGCCAAGGTACTGGAGATCATCCGCCTGCCCAAGGTCACGGGCATGCCGCAGACCCCGCATCCGTGCGTGATCGGCACGTTCAACCTGCGCTCCCGGGTCATTCCGCTCATCGACCTCAGCATGTGGCTCGGCAAGCCCATGGCCCGCGACGAGAACACCAAGGTCATCGTTTCGGAGTTCAACAAGGTCATCAACGCCTTCATGGTCTCCGGGGTCACGCGCATCCACCGCCTCAGCTGGTCCGAGGTGGAACCGCCCTCGGGCTACGTCTCCACCTTCGCGGCCAACAATTTCACCGGCGTGGTGAAATTCGACGACCATATCGTGCTGCTGCTCGACATGGAGCAGATCATCTGGGACCTAAATCCCGCCCTGGCCATGAAGACCGAACGGCAAAAGGCCGAAGCATCGATCCCGGAGCCCGAGCGCTCCGCCTACAAGACCCTGGTCGTGGACGACTCCAACTCCATCCGGCGGCTGATCGCCACCTATCTGGAGAAGGACGGTTTTGAGGTCATCCAGGACATCAACGGGCAGAACGCCTGGAACAGGCTGATGGGTTGGAAGGCCGAAGACGCCAAGGGCACGCCGCTTACCAGCAACGTCAACCTTGTCGTCACGGACATCGAGATGCCGTCCATGGACGGCCATACCCTGTGCAAGCAGATCAAGGACGACCCGGTGCTCAAGCAGCTGCCGGTGGTGCTTTTTTCGTCGCTTATCAACGACCAGCTCTACCACAAGGGGCTTTCGGTCGGGGCCGACGACCAGGTGACCAAGCCCGAGGTCGGAACCCTGGCGGAGCGGGCGCGCAAGCTCATCGAAGAGCGCCGTTAG
- a CDS encoding PilZ domain-containing protein, producing the protein MRMLLVVRECRARERFVAALSALGAECDVAASARELLTAMRHCRYNGVLFDVPTIVRTKDFDRKLLHALAEVYPSVRLRHDPATDAIFALGSECGPGSRDGLSVFVAACRDFLPRGLRRGERVDAALPAVLWRVPPRPGCDGTGGEKTCTTNISSLGCFVFSTAPWAVGDSVWVEFPDIAREAVRAKVAWHEPWGCRRAIPGVGLTFLEIPAALGEELVRLGCDPTDFEVASPPKRP; encoded by the coding sequence ATGCGGATGTTGCTCGTTGTCCGCGAATGTCGGGCCAGGGAACGGTTTGTCGCGGCGCTGTCGGCGCTTGGAGCCGAATGCGACGTGGCGGCCAGCGCGCGGGAGCTGCTTACGGCCATGCGCCATTGCCGGTACAACGGGGTGCTCTTCGACGTGCCGACCATTGTCCGGACCAAGGATTTCGACAGAAAGCTGCTCCATGCCCTGGCCGAAGTGTATCCGTCGGTGCGCCTGCGGCACGATCCGGCCACGGATGCGATTTTCGCCCTGGGCAGCGAATGCGGCCCCGGCTCCCGGGACGGGTTGTCGGTCTTCGTCGCCGCCTGCCGGGATTTCCTACCCCGGGGACTGCGCCGGGGGGAACGCGTGGACGCGGCCCTGCCGGCGGTGCTGTGGCGCGTCCCGCCCCGCCCCGGATGCGACGGGACGGGCGGCGAAAAAACCTGCACCACCAACATTTCCTCACTGGGCTGTTTCGTATTTTCGACCGCGCCCTGGGCCGTGGGCGATTCCGTCTGGGTGGAGTTCCCGGACATCGCGCGCGAGGCTGTACGAGCGAAAGTGGCCTGGCACGAGCCTTGGGGCTGCCGCCGGGCGATCCCCGGGGTGGGGCTGACTTTTCTGGAAATACCGGCGGCGCTTGGCGAGGAGCTTGTGCGACTGGGCTGCGATCCAACGGATTTCGAGGTTGCCTCGCCGCCGAAACGGCCTTAG